One Candidatus Paceibacterota bacterium genomic window carries:
- the atpE gene encoding ATP synthase F0 subunit C: MEKEVVDTVVSFAPVGKGLAIGLSAVGAGIGIGLIGGRAMEAIGRNPEATGKVLVPMLIASAFAEAVAIYGLVIAFSIK; encoded by the coding sequence ATGGAAAAAGAAGTAGTAGATACAGTTGTTAGTTTTGCACCAGTAGGCAAGGGTCTCGCTATTGGACTTTCAGCAGTTGGAGCTGGTATTGGTATTGGTCTTATCGGTGGTAGAGCCATGGAAGCTATTGGAAGAAATCCAGAAGCTACTGGAAAGGTTTTGGTTCCGATGCTTATCGCTTCCGCTTTCGCAGAAGCTGTAGCAATTTACGGATTAGTTATCGCATTTTCTATTAAATAG
- a CDS encoding D-alanine--D-alanine ligase: MKKKLKIGVLMGGKSAEHEVSLKSANNVIKALDETKYHITPIKINKDGKFDFNNLKNFDVIFPVMHGPFGEDGSMQGLLKLASVPFVGPGVLGSAVGMDKDVTKRLLRDAGIPIGKFITVKFGDKINFSKIKKELGLPLFIKPANMGSSVGVSKVRNEKEFKKALGEAFKFDTKVIIEEFIDGREIECALLGNDMPMASIPGEIIANQDFYSYDAKYIDEGSVAVIPAKIDKKTTKRIQELAIKTFQALNCEGMSRVDFFLKKNGDILVNEINTIPGFTDISMYPKLWEASGVPALKLLDKLLELAIERFEKEQKLQTTVK, from the coding sequence ATGAAGAAGAAATTAAAAATCGGGGTGTTAATGGGAGGAAAATCAGCGGAGCATGAAGTGTCGCTCAAGTCAGCCAACAATGTGATTAAAGCGTTGGATGAAACAAAGTATCACATTACTCCGATAAAAATAAACAAAGACGGAAAATTCGATTTCAACAATCTTAAAAATTTTGATGTTATTTTTCCAGTAATGCATGGACCTTTCGGTGAGGACGGCAGTATGCAGGGTCTTTTAAAACTCGCCAGTGTTCCTTTTGTGGGGCCAGGAGTGCTCGGTTCGGCTGTCGGAATGGACAAAGATGTTACCAAAAGACTCTTGCGAGATGCTGGTATTCCTATTGGAAAATTTATCACTGTTAAATTTGGCGACAAAATAAATTTTAGTAAAATAAAAAAAGAACTTGGTTTGCCACTTTTTATTAAGCCAGCCAATATGGGCTCATCGGTCGGAGTTAGTAAAGTGCGAAATGAAAAAGAATTCAAAAAAGCTCTTGGTGAGGCGTTTAAGTTTGACACTAAGGTAATTATTGAAGAATTTATCGATGGACGGGAGATAGAGTGTGCGTTGCTTGGAAATGACATGCCTATGGCATCTATCCCAGGCGAAATTATTGCCAATCAGGATTTCTATTCTTATGATGCAAAATATATTGATGAAGGATCAGTGGCAGTCATACCAGCAAAAATCGATAAAAAGACCACAAAAAGAATTCAAGAATTAGCCATCAAAACATTTCAGGCGCTTAATTGCGAAGGAATGAGCAGGGTAGATTTTTTTCTTAAAAAAAATGGGGATATTTTAGTAAATGAGATAAATACGATTCCAGGATTTACTGATATCAGCATGTATCCTAAATTATGGGAAGCGAGCGGTGTTCCTGCCTTGAAACTTTTAGACAAGTTGCTCGAGCTTGCAATAGAAAGATTTGAAAAAGAGCAGAAATTACAAACAACAGTCAAATAA
- a CDS encoding F0F1 ATP synthase subunit delta: MTKISPKNIAEAVYEATEGKSGEELELAIKRSAQILKDKRMLGKSDEVLNVLSNIIDKKTGTIRAKITTAKNIKGEEKSKLENEIKERYKAQNVISEFFEKEELLGGMRVEVGDEVLDSTYSHKLHELEKFLMQRK, encoded by the coding sequence ATGACAAAAATTTCTCCCAAAAATATAGCAGAGGCGGTATATGAGGCGACAGAAGGCAAGTCTGGGGAGGAATTAGAATTGGCGATCAAGCGTTCGGCTCAAATACTAAAAGACAAACGAATGCTGGGCAAATCCGACGAAGTCCTAAATGTTCTCTCAAATATTATTGATAAAAAAACGGGTACCATTAGAGCTAAAATCACTACAGCGAAGAATATAAAAGGAGAGGAGAAAAGCAAGTTGGAAAATGAAATAAAAGAAAGATATAAAGCGCAGAATGTCATTAGTGAATTTTTTGAAAAAGAAGAATTACTAGGCGGAATGAGGGTGGAGGTCGGGGATGAAGTGTTAGATAGCACTTACAGCCACAAACTTCATGAATTAGAAAAATTTTTAATGCAAAGAAAATAA
- the atpG gene encoding ATP synthase F1 subunit gamma, whose product MAGTKEIKRRIKSVRNTKKITKAMELVSASKMKRAVSATLASRLYAEYSWGVLTSVATNIGDSTNSLFIEREVKNILFVLITSNRGLCGAYNAQVIKKVISLLKLEEKNTKIDFITIGKKGDIAMRRIDKNIIASFTELPDKISLSDILPVSKLVMDEYISLHYDKVLIAFTDFISALNQKPNIKQLLPISKKDFVEALLSQDKSKASAAEQKINYLFEGDFETLISSLAEKITRMQIYQMLLESNASEQSSRMVAMKNASDASGEMIDDLTLVFNKARQANITREISEISAGMASVN is encoded by the coding sequence ATGGCAGGAACAAAAGAGATAAAAAGAAGAATAAAGAGTGTGAGGAATACAAAAAAAATCACTAAAGCGATGGAGCTTGTTTCTGCTTCTAAAATGAAACGTGCTGTATCTGCTACTTTGGCTTCGCGCTTGTATGCTGAATATTCTTGGGGAGTGCTCACCTCTGTTGCCACGAATATCGGAGATAGCACAAATTCTCTTTTCATAGAACGAGAAGTGAAAAATATATTATTTGTTCTCATAACTTCCAATCGCGGACTTTGCGGCGCCTATAATGCGCAAGTTATTAAAAAAGTTATTTCATTATTAAAACTTGAGGAGAAAAACACTAAAATAGATTTTATAACTATCGGTAAAAAAGGTGATATAGCTATGCGCCGGATTGATAAAAATATCATTGCTAGCTTTACTGAATTGCCAGACAAAATATCCCTTTCTGACATTCTCCCGGTGTCAAAATTAGTTATGGATGAATATATTTCTTTGCATTATGATAAAGTTTTAATTGCCTTTACTGATTTTATTTCAGCTCTTAATCAAAAACCAAACATAAAACAACTTTTACCAATCTCCAAAAAGGATTTTGTGGAAGCCTTGCTTTCGCAAGATAAGAGCAAGGCTTCCGCAGCTGAGCAGAAGATAAATTATTTATTCGAAGGAGATTTTGAAACATTGATCTCGTCGCTTGCTGAAAAAATTACCAGAATGCAGATTTATCAGATGCTTCTTGAATCCAATGCTTCCGAACAATCATCCAGAATGGTGGCCATGAAAAATGCCAGCGATGCTTCGGGAGAGATGATTGATGATTTGACATTAGTTTTCAATAAAGCGCGCCAAGCAAATATTACCAGAGAAATATCAGAGATCAGCGCTGGCATGGCATCAGTCAATTAA
- the rsmI gene encoding 16S rRNA (cytidine(1402)-2'-O)-methyltransferase produces MSKFYVVATPIGNMGDITFRAIETLKSVDLILCEDTRQTKKILDKYDIKKPTMSYHAQSKLSKVDKIFELLEEGRNLALVSDAGTPGISDPGALLVSQIKEYFNPARGVLAGKTVEVIPIPGATALITALSACGLPIHEFTFLGFFPHKKGRETLFKEIKDAKRTFVFYESPHRILKTLESLVKFCPDKRVCVARELTKIYEEFKIGTPAEVLEYFQKNKEKQRGEFVVIVA; encoded by the coding sequence ATGTCTAAATTTTATGTGGTGGCGACACCGATAGGGAATATGGGGGACATTACTTTTCGAGCTATCGAGACGCTTAAAAGCGTGGATTTGATACTATGCGAAGACACTAGGCAAACGAAAAAAATATTAGATAAATACGATATCAAAAAACCAACGATGAGCTATCACGCTCAAAGCAAGCTCTCCAAAGTGGATAAAATTTTTGAACTTTTAGAAGAAGGAAGGAATCTTGCATTAGTGTCAGACGCTGGCACACCAGGGATTTCTGATCCAGGAGCACTACTCGTTTCTCAAATCAAAGAGTATTTTAATCCAGCAAGGGGAGTCCTTGCTGGAAAAACTGTAGAAGTCATTCCAATTCCAGGGGCCACAGCATTAATTACTGCGCTCTCGGCTTGCGGTTTACCTATTCATGAATTTACCTTTTTGGGTTTCTTTCCGCATAAGAAGGGTAGAGAAACTTTATTTAAAGAAATTAAGGACGCCAAAAGAACTTTCGTGTTTTATGAATCTCCGCACCGAATTTTGAAAACATTAGAATCATTGGTAAAATTTTGTCCAGATAAAAGGGTTTGTGTTGCTCGAGAATTAACAAAAATTTATGAAGAATTTAAAATCGGAACTCCAGCTGAAGTCCTCGAATATTTTCAAAAAAATAAAGAGAAACAAAGAGGGGAGTTTGTGGTAATAGTTGCATAA
- a CDS encoding site-2 protease family protein codes for MSIIIFIIILLVLVLVHEAGHFFTAKGFGIRVDEFGFGFPPKLFSFKKGETEYSFNLLPLGGFVRIFGENVDEANLLEVGFLDKENTPEKIELEKRSLANKPKWQQASVLFAGILANFLLAWILFSIGFMSGLPTSAGSELAGYKLQDVNLVIVSILPKSPAENAELKIGDKIVNIKNDNNFSASISPEIIKSFVVDGGGKEIDIGYTRGKNPEVNIAKITPKETNGEFTIGISMDEIGTAKLPFFSALSEGMKLTWFMTKNTAIGLFTLIVDGLRGQGSFASVTGPVGMVGIVGDAYQFGFVYLLSFTALISINLAIINLIPFPALDGGRLFFLLIEKIKGSRINPKIANTLNMVGFSILILLMIVITYHDVVKLF; via the coding sequence ATGAGCATAATTATTTTTATAATCATCCTTCTAGTACTAGTACTAGTTCATGAAGCTGGGCATTTTTTTACTGCGAAAGGATTCGGCATCAGGGTGGACGAATTTGGCTTTGGTTTTCCGCCGAAATTATTCAGTTTTAAAAAAGGGGAGACAGAATACAGTTTCAATTTATTGCCCTTGGGCGGTTTTGTTAGAATTTTCGGAGAGAATGTTGATGAGGCTAATTTACTGGAAGTTGGATTTTTAGATAAAGAAAATACTCCTGAAAAGATTGAATTGGAAAAAAGAAGTCTAGCAAATAAGCCAAAATGGCAGCAAGCTTCAGTGCTTTTCGCCGGAATTTTGGCTAATTTTTTATTAGCTTGGATTTTATTTTCTATTGGTTTTATGTCTGGGCTTCCGACATCGGCCGGCAGTGAACTTGCTGGTTATAAATTGCAAGATGTGAATTTGGTAATCGTTTCCATTCTGCCGAAATCTCCTGCTGAAAATGCGGAGCTCAAAATAGGAGATAAAATCGTAAATATAAAAAATGATAATAATTTTTCAGCCTCTATAAGTCCTGAAATTATAAAATCTTTTGTGGTTGATGGCGGAGGTAAGGAAATTGACATTGGATACACCCGAGGCAAAAATCCCGAAGTAAACATTGCCAAAATAACTCCAAAAGAAACCAACGGAGAATTTACCATCGGTATTTCGATGGATGAAATCGGTACGGCAAAATTACCCTTTTTTAGTGCGCTTTCAGAAGGGATGAAGCTAACCTGGTTTATGACCAAAAATACAGCTATAGGTCTTTTTACGCTTATTGTTGACGGGTTACGAGGGCAGGGGAGCTTTGCTTCAGTGACCGGCCCTGTCGGCATGGTTGGAATTGTGGGAGATGCTTATCAATTTGGCTTCGTCTATCTTTTATCCTTCACTGCCTTAATTTCAATAAATCTTGCAATCATAAATTTGATTCCATTTCCAGCTCTCGATGGCGGGCGGCTTTTCTTTTTATTAATTGAAAAAATAAAAGGTTCGCGCATCAATCCAAAAATTGCGAACACTTTAAATATGGTTGGTTTTAGTATTTTGATATTGCTTATGATTGTCATTACTTATCACGATGTAGTTAAATTGTTTTAA
- a CDS encoding M24 family metallopeptidase — protein sequence MQKTKLIHEVRAVKSKKELANIIKAQRISEKVLQDVLKILKTGVSEIEIANFMKRSFIKYSAPILSFAPIVSFGKNTADIHHEPGSARLKEGDMIMLDFGCTVNHYCSDMTRTYFWGEPNNRQKKIYESVLKAQNLALEKIRKGERRGKMIDKAARDFLNKKYGAKKFAHGLGHGVGTVIHEWPNFKPKSKDVIPTGCVMTVEPGLYFKGFGGVRIEDMVLITKNGYKNLTNVPKDFKSVILKS from the coding sequence ATGCAAAAAACGAAATTGATTCATGAAGTCAGGGCGGTAAAAAGCAAAAAAGAACTTGCAAATATTATTAAAGCGCAAAGAATCAGCGAAAAAGTTTTGCAAGATGTTTTGAAAATTCTAAAGACTGGAGTGAGCGAAATTGAAATCGCTAATTTTATGAAAAGATCTTTTATAAAATACAGCGCACCCATTTTATCTTTTGCACCAATTGTTTCTTTTGGTAAAAATACTGCTGATATTCATCATGAACCCGGAAGCGCAAGGTTAAAAGAAGGTGATATGATAATGCTGGATTTTGGATGTACGGTAAACCATTATTGCTCGGATATGACGAGAACTTATTTTTGGGGAGAGCCTAATAATCGACAAAAGAAAATTTATGAAAGTGTTTTAAAAGCTCAAAATCTCGCTCTAGAAAAAATACGAAAAGGGGAGAGAAGAGGAAAAATGATAGATAAGGCAGCCAGAGATTTCTTAAATAAAAAATATGGCGCGAAGAAGTTTGCTCATGGTCTTGGTCACGGAGTCGGCACAGTTATCCACGAATGGCCGAATTTCAAACCGAAGAGCAAAGACGTAATTCCCACAGGTTGCGTGATGACTGTAGAACCAGGGCTTTATTTTAAAGGTTTTGGCGGAGTACGTATAGAAGATATGGTTTTAATAACCAAAAATGGTTATAAGAATCTAACAAATGTGCCGAAAGATTTTAAAAGTGTTATATTAAAATCATGA
- a CDS encoding rod shape-determining protein encodes MAFFSNKLGIDLGTANTLVFMPGKGIVLNEPSVVAVSEQDNKIIAIGFEAKDMIGKTPESIITYCPMKDGVIADYRVTEAMLRYFIGKAMGKFNFFKPDVMISVPAGVTSTERRAVIEAAIRAGAKNAYVVKEPILAAIGAGIPIYESKGYMVVDIGGGTTDVAVISLGGIVSSTSVKCAGNKIDQAIADYIKKTFNLAIGDRTAEEVKIKIGAAVLLEEELRVTIKGRDFIQGLPRSAQVGTNEIAKAINDELKQIIKAIKDVLQETPPELASDIIDHGIIMTGGSSQLRNLTDLVYRKTGVKATLAEDALFCVVKGTGIALEHLDVYKKTVLSKK; translated from the coding sequence ATGGCATTCTTTTCAAATAAATTAGGGATAGATTTAGGAACGGCTAATACGCTGGTATTTATGCCTGGTAAAGGCATCGTTTTAAACGAGCCTTCAGTTGTGGCAGTTTCTGAACAAGATAATAAAATTATAGCGATTGGTTTTGAAGCAAAAGACATGATAGGTAAAACCCCGGAATCTATTATTACTTATTGTCCAATGAAAGATGGAGTTATAGCAGACTATCGAGTTACTGAAGCAATGCTCCGTTATTTTATTGGGAAAGCGATGGGTAAATTTAATTTTTTTAAACCCGATGTAATGATTTCTGTTCCTGCTGGGGTGACTTCTACTGAAAGAAGAGCTGTGATTGAAGCAGCGATACGTGCCGGAGCTAAAAATGCTTATGTGGTTAAAGAGCCGATATTGGCGGCGATTGGCGCAGGGATTCCAATTTATGAATCTAAAGGCTATATGGTTGTAGACATTGGCGGAGGCACGACAGATGTGGCAGTAATTTCACTTGGGGGAATTGTATCTTCTACTTCAGTAAAGTGCGCCGGAAATAAAATAGATCAAGCCATAGCAGATTATATTAAAAAGACTTTTAACTTAGCGATCGGTGATAGAACCGCCGAAGAGGTAAAAATTAAAATTGGTGCGGCTGTTCTTTTAGAAGAAGAGCTTCGTGTTACCATAAAAGGCAGAGATTTTATCCAAGGATTGCCGAGAAGCGCCCAGGTGGGGACTAATGAAATTGCCAAGGCAATAAATGATGAATTGAAACAAATAATAAAAGCTATTAAAGATGTCCTTCAAGAAACTCCTCCAGAGCTCGCTTCAGATATTATTGACCATGGGATCATTATGACCGGCGGTTCTTCTCAATTAAGAAATCTTACAGATTTGGTTTATAGAAAAACCGGAGTCAAAGCTACCCTGGCTGAAGATGCTCTTTTTTGTGTGGTGAAAGGCACAGGCATAGCTCTCGAGCATTTAGATGTTTATAAAAAAACAGTTTTAAGTAAAAAGTAG
- the atpA gene encoding F0F1 ATP synthase subunit alpha, whose amino-acid sequence MSNHIVEILKKEIENFKTETKVEKVGKVLEVFDGIAKVSGLSDIKSSEMVTFMGGETGVALNLEEDTVGVIILGDFSKIKEGDEVKATGKILEIPVDDNILGRVVNAIGVPIDGKGAIKAGKDGLKTYPIEKVASGVITRLSVDQPLSTGIKVIDSIIPIGRGQRELIIGDRQTGKTAIVIDTILNQKGQNMICVYVSIGQKDSKLRKIEARLEEGGAMAYTVIVSAGASEAASLSYIAPYTGVTIAEYFMDQGKDVLIIYDDLSKHAVAYREISLLLRRPPGREAYPGDVFYLHSRLLERACRRNKEYGGGSITALPIIETQAGDVSAYIPTNVISITDGQIFLETDLFYKGIRPAVNVGLSVSRVGSSAQIKAMKKVAGTLKLDLAQFRELEAFAQFGSDLDDATKRQLERGKRAVEVLKQLQYAPVPIGNQIVTLYALSNGFMDDVAIDKIKEFEQGLMDYSERNAKVFYKQIDEKKMWDTQGEEEIKKVITDFKSSFL is encoded by the coding sequence ATGTCAAACCACATTGTAGAGATTTTAAAAAAAGAAATAGAAAATTTTAAAACTGAAACCAAAGTTGAGAAGGTGGGAAAAGTGCTGGAAGTTTTTGACGGTATTGCAAAAGTTTCTGGACTTTCTGATATAAAATCTTCCGAAATGGTAACTTTTATGGGTGGTGAGACGGGTGTGGCCTTAAACCTAGAAGAAGACACCGTCGGTGTGATTATTCTTGGTGATTTTTCAAAAATCAAAGAAGGAGATGAGGTAAAAGCCACTGGGAAAATTCTTGAAATTCCTGTGGATGATAATATTTTAGGAAGAGTGGTAAATGCTATTGGTGTTCCTATTGATGGTAAAGGCGCCATAAAAGCTGGAAAAGATGGTCTAAAAACTTATCCAATTGAAAAAGTGGCTTCGGGTGTTATCACTCGCTTATCAGTAGACCAGCCTTTATCTACAGGGATAAAAGTTATTGACAGTATTATTCCTATTGGTCGCGGACAACGCGAACTCATTATTGGTGATCGACAGACAGGTAAGACTGCAATTGTTATTGATACCATCCTTAACCAAAAAGGCCAGAACATGATATGCGTGTATGTTTCTATCGGCCAGAAAGATTCTAAATTAAGAAAAATTGAAGCGAGGTTGGAAGAAGGCGGAGCGATGGCCTACACAGTGATCGTTTCAGCAGGCGCTTCAGAAGCTGCTTCGCTTTCATATATTGCTCCATATACCGGAGTAACTATTGCAGAATATTTTATGGATCAAGGGAAAGACGTGTTGATTATTTACGATGATCTTTCCAAGCACGCTGTTGCCTATCGTGAAATTTCTCTTTTGCTTCGCCGTCCTCCAGGTCGTGAAGCATATCCTGGAGATGTTTTTTATTTGCATTCTCGTTTGCTCGAAAGAGCTTGCCGTAGAAATAAAGAATATGGCGGAGGCTCTATCACCGCGCTTCCAATTATTGAAACCCAAGCTGGCGATGTGTCCGCCTATATTCCTACGAATGTTATTTCCATCACTGACGGGCAAATTTTCTTGGAGACAGATCTTTTCTATAAAGGTATTCGCCCTGCCGTGAACGTCGGTCTTTCTGTTTCCCGAGTTGGTTCCAGTGCTCAAATCAAAGCAATGAAAAAAGTAGCGGGAACCTTGAAGCTCGACTTGGCGCAGTTTCGTGAGCTTGAAGCATTCGCTCAATTCGGATCTGATTTAGATGACGCTACCAAGCGCCAACTTGAACGCGGAAAAAGAGCGGTAGAAGTATTGAAACAGCTTCAATACGCACCAGTCCCAATCGGGAACCAAATTGTCACTCTTTATGCTCTCTCAAATGGTTTTATGGATGATGTGGCGATTGATAAAATAAAAGAATTTGAACAAGGTCTTATGGATTACAGCGAACGTAACGCTAAAGTTTTTTATAAGCAAATTGACGAGAAAAAAATGTGGGACACCCAAGGCGAGGAAGAAATTAAAAAAGTAATCACAGATTTTAAAAGTAGTTTTCTCTAG
- the atpD gene encoding F0F1 ATP synthase subunit beta, whose protein sequence is MKTTGTIKRIIGPVVDVDFGDNLPEIYSALEVMKNSDVGRPETGRPTSEFKKIILEVEQHLGGGIVRAVAMDTTDGLSRGMPVTSTGAPISVPVGSATLGRIFNVLGEVIDDLPAVEPLKNSGSTAGVQKKLPIHRQAPEYVTQATKVEILETGIKVIDLICPVLKGGKVGLFGGAGVGKTVVIQELIHNIASNHGGYSVFAGVGERTREGNDLYNEMKDSGVLPKVAMVFGQMNEPPGARLRVALSALTMAEHFRDAEGKDVLLFIDNIFRFTQAGSEVSALLGRIPSAVGYQPTLSTEMGILQERITSTDKGSVTSVQAVYVPADDLTDPAPATTFAHLDSTVVLNRSLSEIGIYPAVDPLDSSSTILDPNIVGQEHYAVAREVQRVLQRYKDLQDIIAILGMEELSEADKELVARARKIQKFLSQPNFVAEQFTGIKGVYVPLADTIRSFREILDGKHDDKSENDFYMKGAL, encoded by the coding sequence ATGAAAACAACAGGTACAATCAAAAGAATTATCGGACCGGTCGTCGATGTAGATTTTGGCGACAATTTGCCAGAGATTTATTCCGCTTTAGAAGTAATGAAAAATTCGGACGTTGGACGTCCGGAAACCGGACGTCCAACGTCCGAATTTAAGAAAATAATTCTTGAAGTAGAGCAACATTTAGGCGGAGGAATTGTTCGTGCAGTAGCCATGGATACTACAGATGGCCTTTCACGCGGAATGCCTGTGACGAGTACCGGAGCGCCTATTTCTGTACCTGTGGGAAGCGCCACTCTCGGACGTATTTTTAATGTTTTAGGTGAGGTAATAGACGATTTACCAGCGGTTGAACCGCTGAAAAACAGCGGTTCAACCGCTGGAGTGCAAAAAAAATTACCGATTCATCGCCAAGCTCCAGAATACGTGACCCAGGCAACAAAAGTTGAAATTCTAGAAACTGGTATTAAAGTTATAGATCTTATTTGTCCTGTTTTAAAAGGAGGTAAGGTTGGGCTTTTCGGCGGTGCCGGCGTGGGGAAAACTGTTGTCATTCAAGAATTAATTCATAACATTGCATCAAATCACGGCGGGTACTCTGTCTTTGCCGGAGTAGGTGAACGTACTCGTGAAGGTAATGACTTATACAATGAAATGAAAGATTCAGGAGTTCTTCCGAAAGTGGCGATGGTGTTCGGACAAATGAATGAACCGCCAGGTGCGCGCTTGCGAGTGGCTCTTTCTGCTCTCACAATGGCAGAACATTTCCGTGATGCTGAGGGTAAAGACGTGCTTCTTTTTATCGATAATATTTTTCGCTTTACTCAAGCTGGATCTGAAGTGTCCGCTTTGCTCGGACGTATTCCTTCGGCTGTAGGTTATCAGCCTACTCTAAGTACGGAAATGGGAATTCTTCAAGAACGTATTACCTCTACCGATAAAGGTTCAGTGACCTCTGTGCAGGCTGTTTATGTGCCGGCTGACGACTTGACTGACCCCGCCCCAGCTACGACTTTTGCCCACCTTGACTCTACTGTTGTGTTAAATCGTTCGCTTTCAGAAATAGGTATTTATCCAGCGGTAGATCCACTCGATTCATCTTCTACGATCCTAGATCCAAACATTGTTGGTCAGGAACATTATGCCGTAGCTCGTGAAGTTCAGCGTGTCCTTCAGCGTTATAAAGACCTGCAAGACATTATTGCAATTTTGGGAATGGAAGAATTGTCTGAAGCGGACAAAGAGCTCGTAGCTCGCGCTAGAAAAATACAAAAATTCCTTTCTCAGCCAAATTTCGTAGCAGAGCAGTTTACAGGAATAAAAGGTGTTTATGTTCCGCTCGCTGATACCATTCGTTCATTCAGAGAAATCTTGGATGGCAAACACGATGATAAATCAGAAAATGATTTTTATATGAAAGGAGCACTTTAA
- the frr gene encoding ribosome recycling factor, translating into MQYNFSNFKMELKKVGGFLSKEYNQLNIGRASPMVLDGISVESYGTFLPIKNVASVSIEDPKTLRIAPFDKTQIKGIEKAIIASNLGLSVATDDMGIRVIFPQLTTDTRKTLVKVLKEKLEEQRIAVRRERETILSDIEAKEKGGSMTEDEKFRAKEELQKIVNETNSNLEAIFEKKEREVMG; encoded by the coding sequence ATGCAATATAATTTTTCAAATTTCAAAATGGAGTTAAAAAAAGTGGGAGGATTTTTGAGTAAAGAATACAACCAACTTAACATAGGACGTGCATCACCAATGGTGCTTGATGGTATATCTGTTGAATCATACGGAACATTTCTCCCTATAAAGAATGTGGCTTCTGTGTCTATCGAGGATCCGAAAACACTTCGCATAGCTCCTTTTGATAAAACTCAAATAAAAGGGATAGAAAAGGCGATCATCGCTTCAAATTTAGGTTTGTCGGTGGCGACTGACGACATGGGCATCAGAGTTATTTTCCCGCAACTAACGACTGACACCAGAAAGACTCTCGTAAAAGTTTTAAAGGAAAAACTAGAAGAACAGAGGATCGCTGTGCGCAGGGAACGCGAAACTATTTTGAGTGATATAGAGGCGAAGGAAAAAGGCGGTTCGATGACTGAGGATGAAAAGTTTCGAGCCAAGGAAGAATTGCAAAAAATTGTCAACGAAACAAATAGCAACCTGGAAGCAATTTTTGAGAAAAAAGAGCGTGAAGTAATGGGGTAG
- a CDS encoding ATP synthase F0 subunit B, with the protein MQEFIGTFHIDWKLMIAQLINFGIVFLVFYFLAAKPLRKLMEERGNTISKGLDDAKESSELLQKASEEYKQNTKKLRQVAIDSQKALTKELDQLRAKNLEKIKADNNEWAKKRAEQMEIDKKALVESAKSEVISLAMLAVKKIMAEENKQNK; encoded by the coding sequence ATGCAGGAATTTATAGGTACATTTCATATAGATTGGAAATTGATGATCGCCCAGCTGATTAATTTTGGCATTGTTTTTTTGGTATTTTATTTTTTGGCTGCTAAACCGCTTCGCAAGCTCATGGAAGAGCGAGGAAATACTATTTCCAAAGGATTGGACGATGCAAAAGAATCCAGTGAATTATTGCAAAAAGCTTCCGAAGAATACAAACAAAATACAAAAAAATTAAGGCAAGTAGCCATAGATTCTCAAAAAGCACTTACCAAAGAATTGGATCAATTAAGAGCTAAAAATCTAGAAAAAATAAAAGCAGATAATAATGAATGGGCAAAGAAGAGAGCAGAACAGATGGAAATAGACAAAAAAGCTTTAGTGGAATCAGCAAAAAGTGAAGTCATATCACTTGCGATGTTAGCCGTTAAGAAAATTATGGCAGAAGAAAACAAACAAAATAAATAA
- the atpC gene encoding ATP synthase F1 subunit epsilon: protein MNSKQLKLKIVTPERLVLEEMFDQVVLPTSEGEITVLPDHIPLITGLKSGDIVAFINGEHVPIAVAGGFIEVKKNKENQTEVAVLADFAENVAEISDAEIEKAKARSIELKKQMENKELVDFEQLEAELERSLTRVKIADKWRTRKYRK from the coding sequence ATGAATTCAAAACAATTAAAATTAAAAATAGTTACACCAGAACGTCTTGTTTTAGAAGAAATGTTTGATCAAGTAGTTTTACCGACTTCTGAAGGCGAAATTACAGTTCTGCCAGATCATATTCCTTTGATTACAGGTCTTAAGTCTGGAGATATTGTGGCGTTCATAAATGGTGAGCATGTGCCTATTGCTGTGGCTGGCGGTTTTATTGAAGTGAAGAAAAATAAAGAGAATCAAACAGAAGTTGCTGTGTTAGCGGATTTCGCCGAAAATGTGGCTGAAATTTCAGATGCTGAGATAGAGAAGGCAAAAGCTCGCTCTATAGAATTGAAAAAACAAATGGAAAATAAAGAACTTGTAGACTTCGAACAACTTGAAGCCGAGCTCGAACGCTCCCTCACTCGCGTAAAAATCGCCGACAAATGGAGGACAAGGAAATATAGGAAGTAA